The Pseudodesulfovibrio sediminis genome includes the window TAGTTTTGTACGCCTCGTAGGCCATGGTGTCTTTCTTGAGCTTGCACGGATAGGAACCAAGACGCATGGTGCCACCCTTGTTGGACTCTTCACATCGAGTTTCGGTCTTCTTGGTACGGAAGTCATACCACTCTTTCATCAAATAAATGATGTTGTTCTTGGTGGTCATGTCAAACTCTTCCGAATTTGCGTCTTCCAGACCAATGACGTTACGTGCGAATTCAATGCAGGCACACTGCATGCCAAGACAGATACCAAAGAACGGCACCTTGTTTTCACGGGCATACTGAATGGACAGAATCTTGCCTTCGACGCCACGGGTTCCGAAACCGCCGGGAACCAGAATACCATCCAGATCCTTGAGTTTCTTCTCGACGTTTTTGGCGTTAACCTTTTCCGAGTTCACATACTCCAGTTCAACCTTGACCTCGTTGGCAACTCCACCATGGACCAACGCTTCGTGCAGGCTCTTATATGCTTCAGTCAAATCAACATATTTGCCGATGATACCGATTTTGACCGAACCCTCGGGATTCTTGAGGACATGATTGAGCTTGATCCACGGATCCAGTTCTGCGTTGCGAGCCGGAAGCTTCAACAGAATGGCAATTTTCTGATCAACGCCCTCTTCATAGAACTGGAGAGGCACTTCGTAGATGGAGGAAACATCCACGCCCGTGAACACGGCGTCCTGATCAACGTCACAGAACAGCGCGATCTTGCGTTTGAGATCATCCTCAAGTTCTGTTTCGCAACGACAGATAATGATATCAGGCTGGATACCCACGGAACGCAGTTCCTTGACGGAATGCTGTGTGGGCTTGGTCTTCAACTCACCGGCAGTCTTGATATAAGGGACCAGAGTAAGATGAATGTACAGCACATTTTCCTTGCCAAGGTCATTCTTGAGCTGACGAATGGCTTCAAGGAAAGGCTGGCCTTCAATATCACCAACCGTACCACCGATTTCGATAAGCGCGACATCTTCGCCGTTCGGCAGGTTGATGACTGCTTCCTTGATAGCATCGGTAATATGCGGGATGACCTGCACGGTACCACCGAGATAATCGCCCCGGCGTTCTTTCTGAATAACAGAGTTGTAGATAGACCCGGAAGTGTAGTTGTTCTGCTGACTCAAGGCGGTATTCAGATAGCGTTCATAGTGCCCCAAATCCAGGTCGGTTTCAGCACCATCATCGGTGACATACACTTCACCATGCTGGAAGGGGTTCATGGTGCCTGGGTCGACATTAATATACGGGTCGAGTTTCTGAATTGTGGCCTTGAGTCCTCGTGCCTGGAGAAGTGCGCCGATAGATGCGGCTGCAAGTCCTTTGCCCAGGGAAGAGAGAACACCGCCGGTAATAAATATGAATTTGGTTTTCATGCGCCAAAAAGCCCCTTCATTATGCTTGAATTATTTGGATATATCATGTTCGGACTTCTGCTCCGAGCATATTGACTGTCGTACGCCGGACAAGTATGTTCCCGTCCAGCACATAGCTGCTTTGCAAATTTCGCAGGGTACTGCGACAAAGTCAATACGAAGAGGAGATTTTAATGGCCAGCGTCAACGCTCTTGTCATAACCGGATACGGTACCAACTGCGAAAAGGAATCTGCCTATGCACTCAAGCAGGCAGGCGCAGAGAATGCCGATATCGTCTATTTTTCCGACCTTGCTGCCGGTCATGTCCGCATGGACAAGTACAATTACCTCCTCTGCCCCGGCGGATTTCTGGATGGTGATGACCTCGGTGCAGCCCAGGCGGCCGCACTGCGCTGGCGGTGGTCTAACGACACCGACGGCAAGCCCGTTCTGGACCAGTTGAAAGCCTTTTTTGACAACGGAGGTATTATCCTCGGTATATGTAATGGCTTCCAGCTTCTTTGCAAACTCGGCCTGCTTCCCGCTATAGGCGGCAAATATTTTGAACGTCAGGTTTCTCTTTCGTATAATGATTCCGGTCGATTCGAAGATCGCTGGGTCCGCCTGAAAGCCAATGCGAACTCCCCCTGTGTCTTCACCAAGGGAATTGAATACCTCGATGTGCCCATCCGCCACGGCGAAGGCAAGATCATCCCCATGGACGACCCGACCTTCCAGGCGCTGCAGGATGAAAACCTCATTGCCGTCCAATACGTAGACCCTGCAACCAATGAGGTCACCCAGGAATATCCATACAATCCGAATGGTTCCCCTCTGGGCATTGCCGGCCTGACAGATCCCACAGGCCGCATTCTCGGTTTGATGCCTCACCCTGAAGCTTACAACCATGTAACCAACCATCCGTCCTGGACCCGCGGCACAGATCCGAACATTCCGCTGGGACTGGTCATGCTTGAAGCCGGGGTGAAATACCTCAAGGCGCAATAGGTTCAGGGGCTGCTCATGACTGCCCCCACCCCGCCGCAACCGCCTGTCGGAGTCAGCTGGCGGTCACTCATGGATGTCGCCTTTGAAGAGGCGTGCAAGGCTGCCAAAAATGGTGAAGCCCCCATTGGTGCCGCCCTGTTCTCCGCGAAGGGCGAACTGATTGCCAAAGCATACAACCAGCCCATTGCGTTGAATGATCCCACCGCACATGCCGAGGTTCTCTGCCTGCGCAATGCCGCTTCATCATTAGGAAATTATCGGCTCAACAACACCATAATGGCTGTGACGCTGGAGCCGTGCCTCATGTGCACCGGTGCGCTCATTCATGCTCGGGTCAGCGGTGTGCTCTTTGCGGCCCGCGATGATCGTGCCGGAGCTTTGGTCTCCAACCTCAATGGTTGTGCCCTTCCGTTTACCAATCACAACCTGTGGACAATTGAAGGTGTTATGGCCGACGAATGCAGCGGCATTCTCAAACGTTTTTTCCTTGAACGGAGAAAATAGGGTTTTGCCCCTTTACAATCGGCAAAACAGGTTTATTTCCTCACATTCAAGACCATTCAAATGTTCAGGAGTATACGATGATAATTGCACTTCCCACCCGTGACGGAAATATCGACGACCATTTTGGTCATTGTGATCACTACACGCTGATCACATTGGACGATGACAAGAACATTGTCAGCAAAGAACGCATGGACTCCCCGGAAGGATGCGGCTGCAAATCCGACATCGCACCGGTCCTGGCCATGAAAGGCGTCAAGGTCATGCTGGCCGGAAACATGGGCCAGGGTGCAGTCAACATCCTCCAGGACAACAAGATTCAGGTTGTACGTGGCTGCTCCGGCGATATCGACGTAGTCGTCGAAAAATGGCTGGCCGGTGAAATCAAGGATGAACTGATCATCTGCGATCATCACGATTGCGACCATCACTAGCCACTGCGAGTAAAGAACCAAAAGCCCCAAGCATCGCTCGATGCTTGGGGCTTTTCTTTGAAAAAGACGGCACTGGCGAAGCTAAAGCGTCGTTTTCAAAGACGCGACGCTGGTAACGTCCGCATAAACCATTCCGAGCGCAGCCAGAAAAGCGGCATGAACATGCGCCGCCGGAACAGTTGTCCCCTCAAACTCCAACGACCTGGCAGCACAGGCGTCATGAGCTACAACCACTTCAAATCCCAGATCAAAGGCGGCGCGCACGGTCGCGTCAATGCACATGAGTGTCATCATGCCAATGACGACCACCCTTTTCACGTCGGCATCTCGGAGTGCGCCCTCCAATCCGGTCTCCCGAAAACTGTTCGGATAGTGCTTGAGGATCACCTTTTCTCCATTAACGGGAATAACCAATGGGTGAATTTCTGCCCCCTTGGTTCCTGGCAACAAGAATCCGGCTTCGGGCCGCAGGCTCTCATGGCGAACATGAAAAACGGGTAATCCACGCTCCCGGAAAGTATTCAGGAGGATCTGTCCTTTCCTTACGGCCTTCTCAGCATTTTCTTGCTCAAAAGCACCACCAGGAAAATAATCATTTTGTAAATCCACTACAATCAACGCTGTCTTATCCATCTCAATCTCCTTTTTTATCAGTGCAACTCAGTTGGTTCGCCTTGAGTCCAGAGCTCGCCATCAATACCTGCATCAAAAATACAACGTTTGGCATGAATCAAAAGTGTCGCAATTGACAAAAAACAGGCAAAAATTGACAATGCAATACAAAGGGACAATCAAATGGTTCAAATCGACATTCTCAGCATCCCAGGATGCCTAAACTCGGCAGTTTCCGGCATTGGCGAAATCCTGACCTTGTCCAACACAATTGCCAAAGCTGATATATTTCAACACGCTGTACGTTCAGTGTATGGACAGTCCGTACAAAGCTTCACAGGGGAATCCATAGAACCTGTCGGACAGCTGGCAGACGCTTCACCAGATATTCTCATTCTACCTCCCCTGCTGAACTCATTGGATGAGGTCCTCTCCATGCGGGAGATCATTAATTGGCTGTCTGCTTTTCATGCCTCTGGCGGAGTCGTCGTAACGATATGTGCCGGAGCGTTCCTGCTGGCCGAAACAGGACTCCTTGATGGACGGGCGGCAACGACCCATTGGAATCTTGTTCAGGATTTCAAGAACCGCTATCCTTCTGTTGATCTCCAGGCAGAACGGCTCCTCATTGACGGAGGTGATTATATCTGTGCCGGAGGGATTTCCGCCTGGATGGACTTGTCACTGCATCTGGTCACACGGCATGCCGGGAGAGACATTGCTCGAGCTTGTGCCAAGATGATGTTGATGGACCCGCAACGTGAATATCAAACACCCTACGGCATGGGAGGATTTCGCCGGAATCATGGCGACGATGCAGTTCTTGCCTCCCAAAAATGGCTGGATACGCAGTATTCAGCGGTGGTTCGCATCAAAGACATGGCCGAAATAGCGGCCTTGGGAGAACGGACCTTTCTCCGTCGCTTTCGTGCGGCAACAGGCATAACACCGGCAAACTATATTCAACAAATACGAGTGGAAGCAGCACAAAATCTCCTTGAAACAACAAGCCTGGGGGTTGAAGAGATCGCAGATTCGGTTGGCTACGGAGACGACAGTACATTCAGAAAACTCTTCAAACGGATAATGGGGTGCACGCCCTCTGCCTACCGACAACGATACTCAGCCCTGAACAAAAAGGATGGGGCTTAAGCACAGGATACACCAATACTCTGTCTAAAAGAGTAGCAAAATTCCTTGCCAGCAAGGCCTAGTCTGTTTATATACCCACTTCACATCGGCGTTAGCCACCGCGGAGAGGTAGCGAAGTCCGGCCGTAACGCGCTCGACTCGAAATCGAGTTACGGGTTCATCCCCGTACGTGGGTTCGAATCCCACCCTCTCCGCCATATTTCAAGGGGTTGCGTATTCATACGCAACCCCTTTCTTCATGCTTTTTTTGAACCATATGCGTTTTGATATGCGCTTCGTCTCTAACAAGGTTTCACATCAGAAACGAAATCGCGTGTAGATTCTTTTTATTCCAGAGACTTACTTCAGGTATTTCTTTAGAATTCGATCATATTCACTCGTACCATTTTCATCGGGGATTTTCAGTTTTTCAAGGGCGGTATTCAGCTTGCTGATAAACTGGTCATCAAAGCTCTTGTTAAAGCCGAAATAAAGATCCACTTCTTTGATGACATAATACACCTGGTACATAGTTGGATCAATTCCCAGCTCTTCCATCATGTGAAAGGACGGAATGGCCGCATACGCCAACAGGTCTAGACGCCCGTCTGCGAGCATTCTCAAGCCAAACTCCGTCTTTGGAATACGGTATACTTTATCCGGAGGAAACCCCTGCTTGAACAATAACTGCTCCGGGGCTGAATTAAGCAACGTTCCCACAACGTACTTCGAAGCATCCGAAGCCGTTTCCACAACAATATTTCGATTTTGTTTACCAATGAGGGCGAGCTGTAAGGGATATACAGGACCGACCCATTTAAGCTGATCTTTGCGCTCTTCTGTAAATGCTGCGCCCAATAACACATAACCAGGCATTGTTGTTGTGTCTTCATATGCCCGCGCCCAGCCAACCATCTGTATCGAAGTTGGATCAATCGGGTTTCCAACGTCCTCCATAATCTCAGCCAGAACATCGACCATGATCCCTTGCACCTTTCCCTTTCTCTGAAATTTCAAGGGAGGCAAGGTGTTTCCAAGCACTTGAATATCATAGGAAAAACAAACTGATGGAGCAAGACAGAAGCAGAATGTCAGCAGACAGCATAGTACATTTATCATACTATTGAATACATACAACCTTAACCATACGCAAGCAGGAGATTATAATTCACAAACGACGACTATTGAGGGTCAGATTACCTTAAACTTAACTTGAGCTTAAATAGACACCGACTCAACATAGACAATCTTTTTTTTGAAAGACAATATTCTATAAATATCATCTAAAAAACAACAACATACAGTAGTCAAATATACAAAAAACAATTTACAAAGCTGTTATCACATAAAACGACTTCAATAACACATGCTCAAGCCAATTGTTAGCATGTGTTCTATACAGAATATAAAAATACAACAGAGTGTCTATTACATATATAATTAATCAGCATTAAAAACGCGTTAGACAAAGATT containing:
- a CDS encoding CTP synthase: MKTKFIFITGGVLSSLGKGLAAASIGALLQARGLKATIQKLDPYINVDPGTMNPFQHGEVYVTDDGAETDLDLGHYERYLNTALSQQNNYTSGSIYNSVIQKERRGDYLGGTVQVIPHITDAIKEAVINLPNGEDVALIEIGGTVGDIEGQPFLEAIRQLKNDLGKENVLYIHLTLVPYIKTAGELKTKPTQHSVKELRSVGIQPDIIICRCETELEDDLKRKIALFCDVDQDAVFTGVDVSSIYEVPLQFYEEGVDQKIAILLKLPARNAELDPWIKLNHVLKNPEGSVKIGIIGKYVDLTEAYKSLHEALVHGGVANEVKVELEYVNSEKVNAKNVEKKLKDLDGILVPGGFGTRGVEGKILSIQYARENKVPFFGICLGMQCACIEFARNVIGLEDANSEEFDMTTKNNIIYLMKEWYDFRTKKTETRCEESNKGGTMRLGSYPCKLKKDTMAYEAYKTINIDERHRHRFEFNNDFIEAFLENGMVLSGTAPDESLVEIVELPNHPWFLGCQFHPEFKSNPMNPHPLFRDFIRASKEEKGKK
- a CDS encoding phosphoribosylformylglycinamidine synthase subunit PurQ; protein product: MASVNALVITGYGTNCEKESAYALKQAGAENADIVYFSDLAAGHVRMDKYNYLLCPGGFLDGDDLGAAQAAALRWRWSNDTDGKPVLDQLKAFFDNGGIILGICNGFQLLCKLGLLPAIGGKYFERQVSLSYNDSGRFEDRWVRLKANANSPCVFTKGIEYLDVPIRHGEGKIIPMDDPTFQALQDENLIAVQYVDPATNEVTQEYPYNPNGSPLGIAGLTDPTGRILGLMPHPEAYNHVTNHPSWTRGTDPNIPLGLVMLEAGVKYLKAQ
- a CDS encoding nucleoside deaminase, which produces MTAPTPPQPPVGVSWRSLMDVAFEEACKAAKNGEAPIGAALFSAKGELIAKAYNQPIALNDPTAHAEVLCLRNAASSLGNYRLNNTIMAVTLEPCLMCTGALIHARVSGVLFAARDDRAGALVSNLNGCALPFTNHNLWTIEGVMADECSGILKRFFLERRK
- a CDS encoding NifB/NifX family molybdenum-iron cluster-binding protein — protein: MIIALPTRDGNIDDHFGHCDHYTLITLDDDKNIVSKERMDSPEGCGCKSDIAPVLAMKGVKVMLAGNMGQGAVNILQDNKIQVVRGCSGDIDVVVEKWLAGEIKDELIICDHHDCDHH
- a CDS encoding cysteine hydrolase family protein, with product MDKTALIVVDLQNDYFPGGAFEQENAEKAVRKGQILLNTFRERGLPVFHVRHESLRPEAGFLLPGTKGAEIHPLVIPVNGEKVILKHYPNSFRETGLEGALRDADVKRVVVIGMMTLMCIDATVRAAFDLGFEVVVAHDACAARSLEFEGTTVPAAHVHAAFLAALGMVYADVTSVASLKTTL
- a CDS encoding GlxA family transcriptional regulator, with translation MVQIDILSIPGCLNSAVSGIGEILTLSNTIAKADIFQHAVRSVYGQSVQSFTGESIEPVGQLADASPDILILPPLLNSLDEVLSMREIINWLSAFHASGGVVVTICAGAFLLAETGLLDGRAATTHWNLVQDFKNRYPSVDLQAERLLIDGGDYICAGGISAWMDLSLHLVTRHAGRDIARACAKMMLMDPQREYQTPYGMGGFRRNHGDDAVLASQKWLDTQYSAVVRIKDMAEIAALGERTFLRRFRAATGITPANYIQQIRVEAAQNLLETTSLGVEEIADSVGYGDDSTFRKLFKRIMGCTPSAYRQRYSALNKKDGA
- a CDS encoding substrate-binding periplasmic protein, whose product is MINVLCCLLTFCFCLAPSVCFSYDIQVLGNTLPPLKFQRKGKVQGIMVDVLAEIMEDVGNPIDPTSIQMVGWARAYEDTTTMPGYVLLGAAFTEERKDQLKWVGPVYPLQLALIGKQNRNIVVETASDASKYVVGTLLNSAPEQLLFKQGFPPDKVYRIPKTEFGLRMLADGRLDLLAYAAIPSFHMMEELGIDPTMYQVYYVIKEVDLYFGFNKSFDDQFISKLNTALEKLKIPDENGTSEYDRILKKYLK